A portion of the Juglans microcarpa x Juglans regia isolate MS1-56 chromosome 1D, Jm3101_v1.0, whole genome shotgun sequence genome contains these proteins:
- the LOC121238671 gene encoding uncharacterized protein LOC121238671, whose amino-acid sequence MPILMQMTIDKLCESAQFEVGGYQWKLVLHPNQDRNGEEKGHISLCLAIEDTDELSHGWEVNTYIKFSVFDQIRDKYLCIQARTYFTWRINKLSVSALKDEELHYSDQFVLGGHKWFKGGGSHFGTRLLDVTVVVAFFE is encoded by the exons ATGCCGATATTGATGCAaatg ACAATTGATAAATTATGTGAATCGGCCCAGTTTGAAGTTGGCGGCTACCAATG gaaattggTACTCCACCCAAATCAGGATAGAAATGGTGAAGAGAAGGGTCACATCTCTTTGTGCCTGGCAATTGAAGATACAGATGAGCTTTCACATGGCTGGGAGGTTAACACGTACATAAAATTCTCTGTCTTTGATCAAATCAGAGACAAGTACTTGTGTATCCAAG CACGTACttatttcacatggaggattaACAAACTTTCAGTTTCAGCCCTGAAAGATGAGGAATTACACTACTCCGATCAGTTCGTTCTTGGGGGGCATAAATG GTTCAAAGGGGGAGGTTCCCACTTTGGAACCAGATTGCTAGATGTTACAGTAGTAGTGGCCTTCTTTGAGTGA
- the LOC121253167 gene encoding phosphatidylinositol transfer protein 3, with product MYLLRRHSQTHQENDSSQKDVKVSELRAALGPLSGRSLKFCTDACLRRYLEARNWNVDKAKKMLEETLKWRSTYKPEEIRWHEVAHEGETGKVSRADFHDRDGRTVLIMRPGMQNTTSGEDNVRHLVYLLENSILNLPENQEQMSWLIDFTGFSLNTNVTVKTARDIIYILQNHYPERLAVVFLYSPPRIFQAFWKAVKYFVDTKTSQKVKFVYPKIKDSIELMKTFFDIENLPSEFGGKATLKYDHEEFSRLMAQDDVKTAKFWGFDEKPNHIMDAIEERKRIASPAS from the exons ATGTATCTTCTGAGAAGGCACTCTCAGACTCATCAGGAGAATGACTCCTCACAGAAAGATGTGAAA GTCAGTGAACTCAGGGCTGCTCTTGGACCTCTATCTGGACGTAGTTTGAAGTTCTGCACTGATGCATGCCTGAGGAGATATTTAGAAGCTCGGAACTGGAATGTTGATAAGGCAAAGAAAATGTTGGAAGAGACACTCAAGTGGAGATCTACTTATAAGCCTGAAGAAATTCGTTGG CATGAAGTAGCCCATGAAGGTGAGACTGGCAAGGTGTCCAGAGCAGATTTTCATGATCGAGATGGAAGGACTGTTCTTATAATGAGGCCAGGGATGCAG AACACCACATCAGGAGAAGATAATGTTCGCCATCTAGTCTATCTTTTGGAAAATTCTATCCTTAACCTTCCTGAAAATCAAGAACAAATGTCGTGGTTGATAGATTTCACTGGATTCTCATTGAACACCAATGTCACTGTCAAAACAGCCCGTGACATTATTTACATCTTGCAAAACCACTATCCGGAGAGGCTTGCTGTTGTATTTCTGTACAGTCCACCAAGGATTTTTCAGGCATTTTGGAAG gcCGTCAAGTACTTCGTGGATACAAAGACATCTCAGAAGGTGAAGTTTGTATatccaaaaattaaagataGTATAGAGCTCATGAAGACATTTTTTGATATAGAAAACCTTCCGAGCGAGTTTGGAGGAAAAGCCACCCTAAAATATGACCACGAGGAGTTCTCCCGATTGATGGCCCAGGATGATGTAAAAACTGCTAAGTTCTGGGGTTTCGATGAGAAGCCCAACCACATTATGGATGCCATTGAGGAGCGCAAACGCATTGCATCTCCTGCTAGCTGA
- the LOC121253191 gene encoding protein AE7-like 1: MTLGLINANPVVHAKKERVARTEDPHGDDAVDPLEIYDFVRDIRDPEHPYSLEQLSVLSEESITVDEKLGRILITFTPTIQHCSMATVIGLCLRVKLQHCFPPHYKVDIKVSPGSHANEESVNKQLNDKERVAAALENPNLRQLVDECLYSNEL; encoded by the exons atgacaTTGGGTCTGATCAACGCCAACCCCGTCGTTCACGCTAAGAAGGAACGGGTCGCTCGTACCGAAGATCCTCATGGAGACGATGCCGTTGATCCTCTTGAAATTTATG ATTTCGTGAGGGATATAAGAGATCCAGAGCATCCGTACTCCTTGGAACAGCTCAGTGTTCTTTCGGAGGAATCGATCACCGTCGATGAGAAGCTCGGTCGAATTCT gaTAACTTTCACACCAACCATCCAGCACTGCAGTATGGCAACCGTAATTGGTCTATGCCTGAGAGTGAAACTGCAGCATTGTTTCCCTCCGCATTATAAG GTAGACATCAAAGTATCTCCTGGATCTCATGCAAATGAAGAATCAG TTAATAAGCAGTTAAATGATAAGGAACGAGTTGCTGCTGCCTTGGAGAATCCCAACCTTCGCCAACTTGTGGATGAGTGTCTCTACTCCAATGAACTTTGA